A genome region from Ficedula albicollis isolate OC2 chromosome 23, FicAlb1.5, whole genome shotgun sequence includes the following:
- the TMEM222 gene encoding transmembrane protein 222 isoform X2, which produces MWLFPIIGHMGICTSAGVIRDFAGPYFVSEDNMAFGKPVKYWKLDPSKVFATGANAWDTAVHDASEEYKHRMHNLCCDNCHSHVALALNLMRYDNSTSWNMVKLCFFTLLYGKYVSIGGFVKTWLPFVLFLGVIVTVVLTLHLR; this is translated from the exons AT gtggcTGTTCCCCATCATCGGACACATGGGCATCTGCACCTCGGCCGGCGTCATCCGCGACTTCGCGGGGCCCTACTTCGTGTCC gaaGACAACATGGCATTTGGGAAACCTGTGAA GTACTGGAAGCTGGATCCCAGCAAGGTCTTTGCCACCGGTGCCAACGCGTGGGACACGGCCGTGCACGACGCCTCCGAGGAGTACAAGCACCGCATG CACAACCTTTGCTGTGACAACTGCCATTCCCACGTGGCTCTGGCCTTAAACTTGATGAGATACGATAACAGCACCTCGTGGAACATGGTGAAACTGTGCTTCTTCACACTGCTCTACGGGAAATACGTCAG catAGGGGGGTTTGTGAAGACCTGGCTGCCCTTTGTCCTCTTCCTGGGGGTGATTGTGACCGTGGTTCTGACCCTGCACCTGCGGTGA
- the WDTC1 gene encoding WD and tetratricopeptide repeats protein 1, whose translation MLGCTAALPTASPRLPHCKKMAKANITRDIIHRQIKERGALGFERHYHVTDPFIRRLGLEAELQGHSGCVNCLEWNEKGDLLASGSDDQHTIVWDPLHHKKLLSMHTGHTANIFSVKFLPHSGDRILITGAADSKVHVHDLTVKETVHMFGDHTNRVKRIATAPMWPNTFWSAAEDGLIRQYDLRESSKRSEVLIDLTEYCGQLVEAKCLTVNPQDNNYLAVGASGPFVRLYDIRMIHNHRKSMKQSPSAGVHTFCDRQKPLPDGAAQYYVAGHLPVKLPDYNNRLRVLVATYVTFSPDGTELLVNMGGEQVYLFDLTYKQRPYTFLLPKKCHTSGEVQNGKTSTNGVSNGIHLHSNGFRLAEGRAHSSPQVELPPYLERIKQQANEAFACQLWTQAIQLYSKAVQKAPNNAMLYGNRAAAYMKRKWDGDHYDALRDCLKAISLNPCHLKAHFRLARCLFELKYVAEALECLDDFKGKFPEQAHSSACDALDRDINAALFSKSDNAEDKKGGGPIRLRATGRKDSISEDEMVLRERSYDYKFRYCGHCNTTTDIKEANFFGSNAQYIVSGSDDGSFFIWEKETTNLVRVLQGDESIVNCLQPHPSYCFLATSGIDPVVRLWNPRPESETLNGRVVLDMEGASQANQRRMNADPLEVMLLNMGYRITGLSSAGAAGSDDEDSSEGQVQCRPS comes from the exons ATGCTCGggtgcacagcagctcttcccacGGCTTCTCCTCGTCTGCCCCACTGCAAGAAGATGGCAAAAGCCAACATCACCAGAGACATCATCCACAGGCAGATCAAG gagaggggagcGCTGGGCTTCGAGCGCCACTACCACGTCACCGACCCCTTCATCCGGCgcctggggctggaggctgagctgcag GGTCACTCTGGGTGTGTCAACTGTCTGGAATGGAATGAAAAAGGAGA CTTGTTGGCCTCTGGCTCTGATGACCAGCATACCATTGTGTGGGATCCTCTGCACCACAAGAAACTCCTTTCTATGCACACAGGACACACTGCAAACATCTTTTCTGTCAAG TTCCTGCCGCACTCGGGGGATCGCATCCTCATCACCGGCGCTGCCGACTCCAAGGTGCACGTGCACGACCTGACCGTCAAGGAGACCGTGCACATGTTTGGGGATCACACCAACAGAGTGAAGCGGATTGCCACGGCCCCCATGTGGCCAAACACCTTCTGGAGTGCAGCAGAGGATGGCTTAATCAG gcagTACGACCTGCGGGAGAGCAGCAAGCGCTCCGAGGTGCTGATAGACCTGACTGAGTACTGTGGGCAGCTGGTGGAGGCCAAGTGCCTGACAGTGAACCCCCAGGACAACAACTACCTGGCCGTGGGGGCCAGCGGCCCCTTCGTGCGGCTCTACGACATCCGCATGATCCACAACCACAG GAAGAGCATGAAGCAGAGCCCCTCAGCTGGAGTGCACACCTTCTGTGACCGGCAGAAGCCCCTCCCGGACGGGGCGGCTCAGTACTACGTGGCAG GGCACCTCCCAGTGAAGCTCCCAGACTACAACAACCGGCTGAGGGTCCTGGTGGCCACGTACGTGACCTTCAGCCCCGACGGCACCGAGCTCTTGGTCAACATGGGCGGGGAGCAG gTCTATTTGTTTGATCTGACATACAAACAGCGACCATACACTTTTCTCCTCCCAAAGAAGTGCCACACTTCAGGGG AAGTGCAGAATGGAAAAACCTCCACCAATGGAGTGTCCAACGGGATCCACCTCCACAGCAACGGCTTCCGCCTGGCCGAGGGCAGGGCTCACAGCAG cccccaggtgGAGCTGCCCCCGTACCTGGAGAGGATCAAGCAGCAAGCCAACGAGGCCTTTGCCTGCCAGCTGTGGACCCAGGCCATCCAGCTGTACAGCAAGGCTGTGCAGAAAGCCCCCAACAACGCCATGCTCTACgggaacagagctgctgcctaCATGAAACGCAAGTG ggatggggaccaTTACGATGCTCTGAGGGACTGCTTGAAGGCCATATCCCTGAACCCCTGCCACCTGAAGGCCCATTTCCGCCTCGCCCGCTGCCTCTTTGAGCTCAAGTACGTGGCAGAAGCACTGGAGTGTCTGGATGACTTTAAAGGGAAGTTTCCAGAACAagcacacagcagtgcctgcgATGCACTAGACAGGGACATCAATGCTGCCCTCTTCTCCAAGAGTGATAACg CTGAAGACAAGAAGGGGGGTGGCCCGATCCGGCTGCGAGCCACGGGCCGCAAGGACTCCATCTCGGAGGACGAGATGGTGCTGAGGGAGCGCAGCTACGACTACAAGTTCCGCTACTGCGGCCACTGCAACACCACCACCGACATCAAGGAGGCCAACTTCTTCGGCAG CAATGCCCAGTACATCGTCAGCGGCTCCGACGACGGCTCCTTCTTCATCTGGGAGAAAGAAACCACCAACCTGGTGCGGGTGCTGCAGGGGGACGAGTCCATAGTGAACTGCCTGCAGCCTCACCCCAGCTACTGCTTCCTGGCCACCAGCGGCATCGACCCGGTGGTGCGGCTCTGGAACCCCCGGCCGGAG AGCGAGACCCTGAACGGGCGCGTGGTGCTGGACATGGAGGGCGCCTCGCAGGCCAACCAGCGGCGCATGAACGCCGACCCGCTGGAGGTGATGCTGCTCAACATGGGCTACAGGATCACGGGGCTCAGCAGCGCCGGGGCCGCGGGCTCCGACGACGAGGACAGCTCAGAGGGGCAGGTGCAGTGCCGGCCCAGCTAA
- the TMEM222 gene encoding transmembrane protein 222 isoform X1: MFVCRGLAVRWLFPIIGHMGICTSAGVIRDFAGPYFVSEDNMAFGKPVKYWKLDPSKVFATGANAWDTAVHDASEEYKHRMHNLCCDNCHSHVALALNLMRYDNSTSWNMVKLCFFTLLYGKYVSIGGFVKTWLPFVLFLGVIVTVVLTLHLR, translated from the exons ATGTTTGTTTGCCGAGGGCTCGCAGTCAG gtggcTGTTCCCCATCATCGGACACATGGGCATCTGCACCTCGGCCGGCGTCATCCGCGACTTCGCGGGGCCCTACTTCGTGTCC gaaGACAACATGGCATTTGGGAAACCTGTGAA GTACTGGAAGCTGGATCCCAGCAAGGTCTTTGCCACCGGTGCCAACGCGTGGGACACGGCCGTGCACGACGCCTCCGAGGAGTACAAGCACCGCATG CACAACCTTTGCTGTGACAACTGCCATTCCCACGTGGCTCTGGCCTTAAACTTGATGAGATACGATAACAGCACCTCGTGGAACATGGTGAAACTGTGCTTCTTCACACTGCTCTACGGGAAATACGTCAG catAGGGGGGTTTGTGAAGACCTGGCTGCCCTTTGTCCTCTTCCTGGGGGTGATTGTGACCGTGGTTCTGACCCTGCACCTGCGGTGA
- the TMEM222 gene encoding transmembrane protein 222 isoform X3, producing MFVCRGLAVRWLFPIIGHMGICTSAGVIRDFAGPYFVSEDNMAFGKPVKYWKLDPSKVFATGANAWDTAVHDASEEYKHRMHNLCCDNCHSHVALALNLMRYDNSTSWNMVKLCFFTLLYGKYVSSLCLRRRFCERCPA from the exons ATGTTTGTTTGCCGAGGGCTCGCAGTCAG gtggcTGTTCCCCATCATCGGACACATGGGCATCTGCACCTCGGCCGGCGTCATCCGCGACTTCGCGGGGCCCTACTTCGTGTCC gaaGACAACATGGCATTTGGGAAACCTGTGAA GTACTGGAAGCTGGATCCCAGCAAGGTCTTTGCCACCGGTGCCAACGCGTGGGACACGGCCGTGCACGACGCCTCCGAGGAGTACAAGCACCGCATG CACAACCTTTGCTGTGACAACTGCCATTCCCACGTGGCTCTGGCCTTAAACTTGATGAGATACGATAACAGCACCTCGTGGAACATGGTGAAACTGTGCTTCTTCACACTGCTCTACGGGAAATACGTCAG ctccctgtgcctgaggAGGAGATTCTGTGAGCGCTGCCCTGCATGA
- the TMEM222 gene encoding transmembrane protein 222 isoform X4: MGICTSAGVIRDFAGPYFVSEDNMAFGKPVKYWKLDPSKVFATGANAWDTAVHDASEEYKHRMHNLCCDNCHSHVALALNLMRYDNSTSWNMVKLCFFTLLYGKYVSIGGFVKTWLPFVLFLGVIVTVVLTLHLR; the protein is encoded by the exons ATGGGCATCTGCACCTCGGCCGGCGTCATCCGCGACTTCGCGGGGCCCTACTTCGTGTCC gaaGACAACATGGCATTTGGGAAACCTGTGAA GTACTGGAAGCTGGATCCCAGCAAGGTCTTTGCCACCGGTGCCAACGCGTGGGACACGGCCGTGCACGACGCCTCCGAGGAGTACAAGCACCGCATG CACAACCTTTGCTGTGACAACTGCCATTCCCACGTGGCTCTGGCCTTAAACTTGATGAGATACGATAACAGCACCTCGTGGAACATGGTGAAACTGTGCTTCTTCACACTGCTCTACGGGAAATACGTCAG catAGGGGGGTTTGTGAAGACCTGGCTGCCCTTTGTCCTCTTCCTGGGGGTGATTGTGACCGTGGTTCTGACCCTGCACCTGCGGTGA